From a single Abyssisolibacter fermentans genomic region:
- a CDS encoding sigma-54 interaction domain-containing protein: MRKDLEIILNSTHDGMIAVDKNGIITLFNKEAERLIKIKAEEALGKHVVGIVPNTKLPYILKTGEYQLNRHQTLIGVEIITNRIPVEDENGEIIGAVAVFRDISDIVNCATEITGLKEMKSMLTAIFNSTQDAITVVDQNGINIMINTAYTKLTGLTEEDIIGKPATFDISEGESIQLKVLKTKDTIKNVRMKVGPHKKEVIATAAPIIVDDELRGSVGVLKDLSEVKELTEKLKVAKKIIRKLEAKYTFDDIIAQNYNMVSAIEKAKKAALLPITVLLRGESGTGKEVFAHAIHTASDRKYNQFIRVNCASLNETLLESELFGYEEGAFTGAKKGGKKGLFEEAQAGTIFLDEIGDISLNTQVKLLRVIQEKEVVRVGGVKPININVRIIAATNMDLEKAILEGRFREDLYYRLSVMPIMIPPLRLRKDEIYVLSINCIDKLNRDYGRNVQDISDEAIDIMKEHDWPGNVRELENVIGRALINMKVQEKIILPRHISIIDQFRHVESSKSNQKYEDMLSNNIKLDENIRPLSDITKEIEKKYIIKVLKQNKNNKTKTANDLKISIRNLYYKMEKYNIQEN, from the coding sequence ATGAGGAAAGATTTGGAGATTATATTAAATTCAACACATGATGGTATGATAGCAGTAGACAAAAACGGGATTATAACATTGTTTAATAAAGAAGCAGAGAGGCTAATCAAAATAAAAGCAGAGGAGGCTTTAGGTAAACATGTTGTAGGAATAGTTCCAAATACTAAACTTCCTTATATATTAAAAACAGGTGAATATCAACTAAATAGACATCAAACATTAATAGGTGTTGAAATAATAACTAATAGAATTCCCGTTGAAGATGAAAATGGAGAAATAATTGGAGCTGTTGCAGTATTTAGAGATATTTCAGATATAGTAAATTGTGCAACAGAAATTACTGGACTAAAAGAAATGAAAAGTATGCTTACAGCAATTTTTAATTCAACACAAGATGCTATAACAGTTGTTGATCAAAACGGTATAAATATTATGATAAATACAGCATATACAAAGTTAACAGGTTTAACAGAAGAAGATATAATTGGAAAACCAGCTACATTTGATATATCTGAAGGAGAAAGCATACAGTTAAAGGTATTAAAAACTAAAGATACAATTAAAAATGTCAGAATGAAAGTTGGACCACATAAAAAAGAAGTCATAGCGACAGCTGCACCAATAATAGTAGATGATGAATTAAGAGGTAGCGTAGGAGTTTTAAAAGACTTGTCAGAAGTTAAAGAACTTACAGAAAAGTTAAAAGTAGCAAAGAAAATCATACGGAAGCTAGAAGCAAAATATACATTTGATGACATTATAGCCCAAAATTATAATATGGTATCAGCAATAGAAAAAGCTAAAAAAGCAGCTCTATTGCCAATAACAGTGTTGTTAAGAGGAGAAAGCGGAACAGGTAAGGAAGTTTTTGCACATGCAATTCACACAGCGAGTGATAGAAAATATAATCAATTTATAAGAGTAAACTGTGCGTCATTAAATGAAACACTACTGGAAAGTGAATTGTTTGGTTATGAAGAGGGAGCATTTACAGGTGCAAAAAAGGGTGGTAAAAAAGGGCTCTTTGAAGAAGCACAGGCTGGAACAATATTTTTGGATGAAATTGGAGACATATCATTAAATACACAGGTTAAACTCCTAAGAGTTATACAAGAAAAAGAAGTAGTAAGAGTTGGAGGAGTTAAACCAATAAATATAAATGTTAGAATTATAGCTGCAACAAATATGGATTTGGAAAAAGCAATACTAGAAGGAAGATTTAGAGAGGATTTATATTATCGACTAAGTGTAATGCCTATAATGATACCTCCATTAAGACTTAGAAAAGACGAGATATATGTACTAAGTATAAATTGCATAGACAAATTAAATAGAGATTATGGTCGAAATGTTCAAGACATATCAGATGAAGCAATAGATATTATGAAGGAACATGATTGGCCAGGAAATGTAAGAGAATTAGAAAACGTTATTGGTAGAGCATTAATAAATATGAAAGTGCAAGAAAAAATAATTTTACCAAGACATATTTCTATAATAGATCAATTCAGACATGTAGAAAGTTCAAAATCAAATCAAAAATATGAAGACATGTTATCAAACAATATAAAATTAGATGAAAATATAAGACCACTCAGTGACATTACCAAAGAAATAGAAAAAAAATATATTATTAAAGTTTTAAAGCAAAATAAAAATAATAAAACTAAAACAGCAAATGATTTAAAGATATCAATAAGAAATCTTTATTATAAAATGGAAAAATACAACATACAAGAGAATTAA
- the cdaA gene encoding diadenylate cyclase CdaA: MSLLKDMMLNIGVRDIIDIFLVAFAIYKMYILIKETRAEQLLKGIFVILLLTNVSKWLELYTTNWILEKAMTVGVIAILIVFQPELRRALEYIGRTKFLSKSFIEIKREEEEQVIDEIIEAVASLSRQKIGALIILERETGLNEVVETGTKIEGNVSSSLLINIFIPNTPLHDGAVILKEDIIKAAACLLPLSENMHLNKELGTRHRAAIGISEMSDCVAIVVSEETGGISVAERGRLRRYLDVKSLKNILMKTDDKIEIKQNFIARWRNKNEK, translated from the coding sequence ATGTCTTTATTAAAGGATATGATGTTAAATATTGGTGTAAGAGATATCATAGATATATTCTTAGTTGCTTTTGCTATATATAAAATGTATATATTGATTAAGGAAACAAGAGCTGAACAATTATTAAAAGGTATATTTGTCATACTTCTTCTTACCAACGTAAGTAAATGGCTTGAATTATATACAACTAACTGGATATTAGAAAAAGCGATGACAGTTGGAGTTATTGCAATATTAATAGTTTTCCAACCTGAACTTAGAAGAGCGCTAGAGTATATAGGAAGAACTAAATTTTTATCTAAATCTTTTATAGAAATAAAACGAGAAGAAGAAGAGCAAGTGATAGATGAAATAATAGAAGCAGTTGCATCACTATCCAGACAGAAGATAGGAGCATTAATAATTCTTGAAAGAGAAACAGGCTTAAATGAAGTAGTTGAGACAGGAACTAAAATAGAAGGTAACGTGTCCAGTTCATTATTAATAAATATATTCATACCTAATACACCTCTTCACGATGGTGCAGTTATTTTGAAAGAAGACATTATTAAGGCAGCAGCATGTTTATTACCATTATCAGAAAATATGCATTTAAACAAAGAATTAGGGACTAGACATAGAGCAGCAATAGGCATATCGGAAATGTCAGATTGTGTTGCTATAGTAGTTTCTGAAGAAACTGGTGGGATTTCCGTAGCAGAAAGAGGAAGATTAAGAAGATATTTAGATGTTAAATCTTTAAAGAATATTTTAATGAAGACTGATGATAAAATAGAGATTAAACAAAACTTCATAGCTAGATGGAGGAATAAAAATGAAAAATAA
- a CDS encoding YbbR-like domain-containing protein, which produces MKNKKKGNVPIKILAAIFAIILWVYVMNEVNPKIIKEIPNIKVNYLGEETLKQANIVLMEPKEATVTVKISGRRDQILNIGEKDIYAEVDLVGYREGENKIPIKVINPANVEEIVDFYPKEILFKLDEMVEKQLPVTIYTKGKCKEGYITGSARSKPNDVLLKGPSSWVNSVDKVVATVNLNNAEDDIKVNVPITVLNNKGKEVSGVEKNPNHVDITIPVLKTKKVPIDLNLIGEALDGYEITNITLDPNSVTVKGKAEIIDSISTITTEEINVKDIATSKTLNDIRLILPTGVSLLEDKEFINVKINVEQIKSKKLQYTTDEIKIKNLGEGLEVRGIVAKDGIEITVEGVESMLDYISRKYITPYIDVLNLEEGDFTIELKADDLYKIKVVDVNPKTVNISLAKIEEESTINEEGNSETEEILNNNEPQGEINSVDANF; this is translated from the coding sequence ATGAAAAATAAGAAGAAGGGAAATGTTCCAATTAAGATATTAGCAGCTATATTTGCTATAATTTTGTGGGTATATGTTATGAATGAGGTTAATCCTAAAATTATTAAAGAGATTCCAAATATTAAAGTCAACTATTTAGGAGAAGAGACATTAAAACAAGCTAATATAGTATTAATGGAACCCAAAGAAGCAACTGTAACAGTTAAAATCTCAGGAAGAAGAGATCAAATATTAAATATTGGAGAAAAAGACATATATGCAGAAGTTGATTTAGTTGGATATAGAGAAGGTGAAAATAAAATACCTATAAAAGTAATAAATCCTGCTAATGTAGAAGAAATAGTTGATTTTTATCCTAAAGAAATACTATTTAAATTAGATGAGATGGTAGAAAAACAATTGCCGGTTACTATTTATACAAAAGGAAAATGCAAAGAAGGCTATATTACAGGATCTGCAAGATCCAAACCTAATGATGTGCTATTAAAGGGTCCAAGCAGTTGGGTGAATTCTGTTGATAAAGTAGTAGCAACAGTTAATTTAAACAATGCAGAGGATGATATAAAAGTAAATGTTCCGATTACAGTACTAAACAATAAAGGAAAAGAAGTAAGTGGAGTAGAAAAAAATCCTAATCATGTTGATATAACAATACCTGTATTAAAGACTAAAAAAGTACCAATAGATTTAAATTTAATAGGTGAAGCTTTAGATGGTTACGAAATAACTAACATAACCCTAGATCCAAATTCAGTAACAGTAAAGGGTAAGGCTGAAATAATTGACAGTATATCAACTATAACTACAGAAGAAATAAATGTTAAAGATATAGCAACCTCTAAAACACTAAATGATATAAGGCTTATACTACCGACGGGTGTAAGTTTATTAGAAGATAAAGAATTTATAAATGTAAAAATAAATGTTGAGCAAATAAAATCAAAGAAATTACAATATACAACAGATGAAATAAAAATCAAAAATCTAGGAGAGGGTTTAGAAGTTAGAGGTATAGTAGCAAAGGATGGCATAGAAATAACCGTAGAAGGGGTAGAAAGTATGCTAGATTATATATCAAGAAAATATATAACCCCATATATAGATGTATTGAATTTAGAAGAAGGAGATTTTACTATTGAATTAAAAGCTGATGATTTATACAAAATTAAAGTAGTAGATGTCAATCCGAAAACAGTAAATATTAGTTTAGCAAAGATAGAAGAAGAAAGTACTATTAACGAAGAAGGTAATAGTGAAACTGAAGAAATATTAAATAACAATGAGCCACAAGGTGAAATAAATAGTGTTGACGCAAACTTTTGA
- a CDS encoding CapA family protein produces MNSRYRRKRKNQNRLKRILFFVVLLLLMTFSVGAVFRSLTRTTSATDDKLPANGDNIVKEENNNEDNSNEENIEDNVVQASLLAAGDIMFHSTQLKAGYDKQTKSYNFDSFFKSIKPYVQEADLAICNFESVTAGDKYRFTGFPTFNTPDSAIGSIKNAGFDVLTTANNHCLDKRESGLFRTIDVIKEYNLKSTGTYKDDNHEILIQDVNGIKMAILSYTYGCNGFENNMEKAKLEKMVNIIDEEKIKDEIKKAEDAGVDLVIMCMHWGYEYNRHPSDIQKNLAKKMIEWGADIILGSHPHVVQDAEIVKHNGEDKFIIYSMGNLISNQRRETMGGIKNKEYTEDGLMIRLNLEKDIKANKTIIKAIEYIPTWVNRYKTDGKFHYDVIPTLEYIESDDTSFSSEVLARIKQSYEHTMELMQ; encoded by the coding sequence ATGAATAGTAGATACAGAAGAAAAAGAAAAAACCAAAATAGATTAAAAAGAATCTTATTTTTTGTTGTTTTGCTGTTATTAATGACTTTTTCAGTAGGAGCAGTTTTTAGAAGCTTAACTAGGACAACTTCTGCAACTGATGACAAATTACCAGCTAATGGAGATAATATAGTAAAAGAAGAAAATAATAATGAAGATAATAGTAATGAAGAAAATATTGAAGATAATGTGGTACAAGCTTCTTTATTGGCTGCTGGAGATATAATGTTTCATTCAACACAACTAAAAGCTGGTTATGACAAGCAAACTAAGTCGTATAATTTTGATTCATTTTTTAAGAGTATAAAGCCATATGTACAAGAAGCTGATTTAGCAATATGTAATTTTGAGTCAGTAACAGCAGGTGATAAATATAGATTTACTGGTTTTCCTACTTTTAATACCCCTGATAGTGCTATAGGTAGTATAAAGAATGCTGGTTTTGATGTATTGACAACAGCCAACAATCATTGCTTAGATAAAAGGGAAAGTGGATTATTTCGTACAATAGATGTCATAAAAGAGTATAACTTAAAAAGCACAGGAACATATAAGGATGATAATCATGAAATTTTAATACAAGATGTAAACGGTATAAAAATGGCTATTTTATCATATACGTATGGGTGTAATGGTTTTGAAAACAATATGGAAAAAGCGAAGCTTGAAAAAATGGTTAATATAATAGATGAAGAAAAAATCAAAGATGAGATAAAAAAAGCAGAAGATGCAGGGGTAGACCTTGTAATAATGTGTATGCATTGGGGATATGAATATAATAGACATCCATCAGATATACAAAAAAATCTTGCTAAAAAAATGATTGAGTGGGGAGCTGATATAATACTAGGTAGTCATCCTCATGTTGTACAAGATGCAGAAATTGTTAAACATAATGGTGAAGATAAGTTTATTATTTATTCTATGGGAAATTTAATTTCAAACCAAAGAAGAGAGACTATGGGCGGTATAAAAAATAAAGAATATACTGAAGATGGACTTATGATAAGACTTAACTTAGAGAAGGATATAAAAGCTAATAAAACAATAATAAAGGCAATAGAGTATATACCAACATGGGTGAATAGATATAAAACAGATGGAAAATTTCACTATGATGTAATTCCTACTTTAGAATATATAGAAAGTGACGATACTAGCTTCAGTTCAGAGGTACTAGCAAGAATAAAACAGTCATATGAACACACAATGGAATTAATGCAGTAA